One genomic region from Arthrobacter sp. FB24 encodes:
- a CDS encoding ROK family protein, giving the protein MHTTGGPAPNAERAPVLAFDVGGTDLKSGIVRPDGQIIGLRRTRTPLSASAPGDAIVEVIGSLTRSYRHAYPSLAITAIGLSVPGIVDERTGTGVISSNLGWRDYPFVQRTETALGIPVAFGHDVGAAGDAEFRLGRARDSTNGMFLAIGTGIAGVIYADGMRIHGEGVAGEVGQVPVPDPDHPRGTTILENVASAGAIVKRYNAATHRQVAGAKDVLNAAAAGDPAAQNVWSQAVESLAFSLAHCVALLGSRTVIIGGGLSQAGDALFDPLAREITKHLTVHTAPAIVPASLGENAGLIGSALNTFDLLDAKEAARHDL; this is encoded by the coding sequence GTGCACACGACAGGGGGGCCGGCGCCAAACGCGGAACGAGCGCCGGTCCTCGCCTTCGACGTGGGCGGAACCGACCTTAAATCAGGAATTGTCCGCCCCGACGGACAAATAATCGGCCTACGCCGGACCAGGACGCCGCTGTCTGCCTCCGCCCCGGGCGACGCCATAGTGGAAGTCATCGGATCCTTGACCCGCTCCTATCGGCACGCCTACCCTTCCCTGGCCATCACCGCCATAGGCCTCTCCGTGCCGGGAATCGTCGACGAACGGACCGGGACAGGGGTCATCTCCTCCAACCTCGGCTGGCGCGACTACCCTTTCGTCCAGAGGACTGAAACCGCACTCGGAATACCAGTGGCTTTCGGCCATGACGTCGGGGCCGCCGGGGACGCAGAATTCCGGCTGGGGCGGGCCAGGGACTCAACCAACGGGATGTTCCTGGCCATAGGCACCGGTATCGCCGGAGTCATCTATGCCGACGGAATGCGCATCCACGGAGAAGGAGTGGCGGGGGAAGTGGGCCAAGTCCCCGTGCCCGACCCTGACCACCCACGGGGCACGACAATTCTGGAAAACGTGGCTTCAGCCGGGGCGATTGTCAAGCGCTACAACGCCGCCACACACCGGCAGGTTGCAGGCGCCAAGGACGTCCTGAACGCGGCCGCCGCCGGTGACCCGGCAGCTCAGAACGTCTGGAGCCAGGCCGTGGAGTCGCTGGCATTCAGTCTTGCGCATTGCGTGGCACTTCTCGGGTCCAGGACAGTCATCATCGGCGGCGGCCTGTCACAAGCCGGAGACGCCCTGTTCGACCCTCTGGCCAGAGAGATAACGAAACACCTCACCGTCCACACAGCACCGGCAATCGTGCCCGCCAGCCTGGGCGAAAACGCCGGCCTGATCGGCTCCGCACTCAACACATTCGACCTTCTCGACGCAAAGGAGGCCGCCCGCCATGACCTCTGA
- a CDS encoding N-acetylglucosamine-6-phosphate deacetylase: MASARPSAAPMSYGCPGYVLRGTVITDGSVRTDNVVAVRGDRIVYAGPSNSYDAGQFKDASEFTVPDGGAILPGLVDVHCHGAAGAEFPTGNTDTSRTAVDFLHDSGTTTLLASLVTASESDLIRAIQALKPLVAEGLVAGLHLEGPFLSRTRCGAQNPIWLKDPDLEMLNALLQSAEGTVKTMTYAPELSGVDELLEILIDHGVTPSLGHTDCSAEVAARSLLTAETAMKRARPTGLARPTVTHLFNGMAPMHHRLLGPAGACLRVANEGRAAVELIADGVHLDAQTVLMTFGLVGAENILLVTDSMAATGLADGNYDLGPSQVSVRQGIARLRDGGSLAGGTATLLDVVRQTIAAGVAPGDAVLAATAVPARVLGASAHIGSVQRGMKADLVVVDADFRPHAVMRSGLFRPGLPAS; encoded by the coding sequence ATGGCAAGCGCTAGGCCCTCAGCGGCGCCCATGTCCTACGGCTGCCCGGGATACGTGCTGCGGGGCACCGTGATTACCGACGGATCAGTAAGAACAGACAATGTCGTGGCGGTGCGGGGAGACCGGATCGTCTACGCCGGTCCTTCGAACAGCTATGATGCCGGCCAGTTCAAGGATGCCAGCGAGTTCACGGTCCCCGACGGCGGAGCAATCCTCCCGGGCCTCGTCGACGTACACTGCCACGGTGCGGCGGGCGCCGAATTCCCCACAGGGAATACGGACACCTCCCGGACCGCCGTCGATTTCCTTCATGACAGCGGGACAACCACCCTGCTCGCGAGCCTGGTGACCGCGTCAGAAAGTGACCTCATCCGGGCGATTCAGGCGCTGAAACCGCTGGTCGCTGAAGGCCTTGTCGCGGGTCTTCACCTGGAAGGTCCGTTCCTTTCCCGAACCCGCTGTGGGGCCCAGAATCCGATTTGGCTGAAGGACCCGGATCTTGAGATGCTCAACGCGCTGCTCCAATCCGCGGAAGGCACCGTGAAAACCATGACCTACGCCCCGGAACTTTCCGGCGTTGACGAGCTGCTCGAGATACTCATCGACCACGGAGTCACCCCCTCGTTAGGTCACACGGATTGCTCCGCCGAAGTGGCCGCCCGATCCCTTCTGACGGCGGAAACTGCCATGAAGCGCGCCCGGCCGACAGGACTTGCGCGGCCCACAGTCACGCACCTCTTCAACGGAATGGCGCCCATGCACCACCGTCTGCTGGGCCCGGCGGGCGCGTGCCTTCGGGTTGCCAACGAAGGCCGGGCCGCCGTGGAGCTGATCGCCGACGGCGTCCACCTGGACGCCCAAACCGTTTTGATGACTTTCGGGCTGGTCGGTGCGGAGAATATCCTGCTGGTCACGGATTCCATGGCAGCGACAGGGCTCGCCGACGGCAACTATGACCTGGGCCCGTCGCAGGTCTCGGTACGCCAAGGCATCGCCCGGCTCAGGGACGGCGGTTCACTCGCCGGTGGTACCGCAACGCTCCTGGACGTCGTACGACAAACCATTGCTGCGGGCGTGGCCCCTGGCGACGCCGTACTCGCCGCGACAGCAGTACCTGCCCGCGTGTTGGGCGCCAGCGCGCACATCGGAAGTGTCCAACGCGGGATGAAGGCGGACCTGGTAGTCGTGGACGCCGACTTCCGGCCGCACGCTGTCATGAGATCCGGCCTCTTCCGACCGGGGCTGCCGGCTTCCTGA
- a CDS encoding formylglycine-generating enzyme family protein, which yields MDSWSPPHSVSAASVTHPDVPIPAGAFSMGDAYGEGYPADGEVPVHRVRLDSFHIDATAVTNEMFAAFIAASGYRTEAELYGSSAVFHLLLDAPKEDVLGLAAGAPWWVNVRGADWAHPGGRNTNWESLRGHPVVHVSHNDALAYCRWAGRRLPTEAEWEYAARGGLGGRRYVWGNELLGSAGQHLCNIWQGQFPVSNTSEDGYLGTAPVRSFPPNGFGLYEVSGNVWEWCSDWFDPAYYADSPEANPSGPEKGASRVMRGGSYLCHSSYCSRYRVAARSSNTPESSSGNCGFRTVAVGTP from the coding sequence ATGGACTCATGGAGTCCGCCCCATAGCGTGTCCGCGGCCTCGGTAACACACCCGGACGTTCCCATTCCGGCTGGCGCGTTTTCCATGGGTGACGCGTATGGGGAAGGTTACCCGGCCGACGGGGAAGTCCCGGTGCACCGGGTGAGGCTGGATTCGTTTCATATTGACGCCACGGCTGTGACGAATGAGATGTTCGCGGCTTTCATTGCCGCTTCCGGTTATCGCACTGAGGCGGAATTGTACGGCTCGTCAGCAGTTTTTCATTTGCTGCTTGACGCACCGAAGGAGGACGTCCTCGGCTTGGCAGCAGGCGCTCCTTGGTGGGTTAATGTGCGCGGCGCCGATTGGGCGCATCCGGGCGGCAGAAACACGAACTGGGAGTCCCTGCGGGGCCACCCGGTCGTCCATGTTTCGCACAACGACGCTCTGGCGTACTGCCGTTGGGCCGGCAGGCGGCTGCCAACCGAGGCTGAGTGGGAGTACGCGGCCCGCGGGGGTCTGGGCGGACGACGGTACGTGTGGGGAAATGAACTGCTGGGTTCTGCCGGTCAGCATCTATGTAACATCTGGCAGGGTCAGTTTCCTGTCTCCAACACTTCCGAGGACGGCTATTTGGGCACCGCTCCGGTCCGTAGTTTTCCACCGAACGGGTTTGGTCTGTACGAGGTCTCCGGGAATGTCTGGGAATGGTGCAGCGACTGGTTTGACCCGGCCTATTATGCCGACTCCCCCGAAGCGAACCCTTCAGGGCCGGAGAAGGGCGCATCCCGGGTCATGCGTGGTGGTTCTTATCTGTGTCACAGTTCCTACTGCAGCAGGTACCGGGTGGCGGCGCGCAGTTCCAACACCCCTGAGTCTTCAAGCGGAAACTGTGGATTTCGGACGGTGGCAGTCGGTACCCCCTAG
- a CDS encoding SIS domain-containing protein, producing the protein MSNALTAARDLGAHMQRELDSQPQVWATAADQARREAAMLLPDKGKKIAVVGCGTSWFMAQAYATLRETAGLGVTDAYAASESALNRDYDAIIAITRSGTTTEVLEILDHVRGTVPTVVIVGDTGSPAVTTADNVIALPFADEKSVVQTRFATTALAYLRTSLGHNLDTAIHDAQKAIAETVEAELLEAEQFTFLGRGWTVGLAHEAALKMREASQSWTESYPAMEYRHGPISIAAAGRVTWLFGNEPQGLRTDVERTGGHFLANGRDAMPELVRAQKVSLERARLRGLNPDLPRNLTRSVILEG; encoded by the coding sequence ATGAGCAATGCCCTGACTGCTGCCCGGGACCTGGGTGCGCACATGCAACGCGAACTCGATTCACAGCCCCAGGTATGGGCCACAGCCGCTGACCAGGCACGCCGCGAAGCGGCGATGCTGTTGCCTGACAAAGGCAAGAAGATCGCCGTCGTAGGTTGCGGCACATCCTGGTTCATGGCCCAGGCCTACGCCACGCTCCGGGAGACCGCCGGGCTGGGCGTCACGGACGCCTACGCCGCCTCGGAATCGGCCTTGAACAGAGACTATGACGCGATTATCGCGATCACCAGGTCAGGGACAACCACCGAAGTGCTCGAAATCCTCGACCATGTTCGAGGCACCGTTCCCACCGTCGTCATCGTCGGCGATACCGGCTCGCCGGCTGTCACGACGGCCGACAACGTCATCGCGCTGCCGTTCGCCGATGAGAAATCCGTAGTACAGACCCGCTTCGCCACCACTGCGCTTGCCTACCTCCGGACCTCACTGGGGCACAATCTGGACACGGCCATCCACGACGCACAGAAGGCCATCGCCGAGACGGTCGAGGCGGAACTCCTGGAGGCGGAGCAATTCACCTTCCTCGGCCGCGGGTGGACGGTAGGACTCGCCCACGAAGCCGCCCTGAAAATGCGTGAGGCCTCCCAGTCCTGGACGGAGTCATATCCCGCGATGGAATACCGCCACGGTCCGATCTCCATTGCCGCAGCAGGTCGCGTGACCTGGCTTTTCGGTAACGAACCGCAGGGTCTCCGCACCGACGTTGAACGTACCGGCGGACACTTCCTCGCCAACGGACGGGACGCCATGCCAGAACTGGTCCGGGCCCAAAAGGTATCTCTGGAACGGGCCCGGCTGAGGGGACTTAACCCGGATCTGCCGCGCAACCTGACCCGGTCAGTCATCCTCGAAGGCTGA
- a CDS encoding ROK family transcriptional regulator: MPDATEPGTTERSLVELLLAEGPSTRLELQAKLGVSRPTLSSAVNKLLSLGLLQEQGTAAYGAGRNGRPQALLAPNRAMGAAVGIELGKAQVAVTILAIDGTVHAQKVTSTSPGTTLQRRLNIALGSVGTFISSNILNPESVLGVGVGVSGLHPDARPAGGSALVDPPGAKLDKLRTLLAAPVVWDNNTRMATFRHLGGSGLDSPGAVLYVVLSAGVSAGIVDGGEVLRGRGAAGELGHVCLDPEGPVCGCGSRGCLEAYVGVEAVLRSARGKGATVADLEELAAVVQSGDADALAVIGLVGRMLGIGLNNAAMLVDPRRIILTGPLLSLGPALVSAATEELRIRRMAVTLGVPDVVAEIGSPFDSSHGAALTALRRWGPGFMGMLTQNGIATTG; this comes from the coding sequence ATGCCCGACGCCACCGAACCAGGAACCACGGAACGATCGCTTGTCGAGCTCCTGCTGGCCGAAGGTCCGTCCACCCGCCTGGAACTTCAAGCCAAGCTGGGGGTTTCGCGCCCGACCCTTTCGTCTGCTGTGAACAAACTGTTGAGCCTGGGACTTCTCCAGGAACAGGGAACGGCAGCATACGGTGCCGGAAGAAACGGCCGCCCCCAAGCATTGCTCGCGCCGAACAGGGCTATGGGAGCGGCGGTAGGTATCGAACTGGGCAAAGCTCAGGTTGCGGTCACTATCCTCGCGATCGACGGGACGGTTCACGCCCAAAAGGTCACCTCGACGTCACCGGGGACGACGCTGCAGCGACGGCTCAATATCGCGCTGGGCTCCGTCGGCACTTTCATCAGCTCCAATATTCTCAACCCCGAGTCTGTTCTGGGTGTGGGCGTGGGGGTATCCGGCCTTCATCCCGATGCCCGGCCGGCCGGTGGCTCCGCTCTCGTTGATCCGCCCGGCGCGAAGCTTGACAAGCTGAGAACACTCCTTGCCGCCCCGGTCGTCTGGGACAACAACACCCGGATGGCCACCTTTCGCCACCTTGGCGGTTCCGGGCTCGACTCCCCCGGTGCCGTTCTCTATGTTGTCCTTTCCGCTGGGGTCAGCGCGGGCATTGTGGACGGCGGGGAGGTCCTTCGAGGCCGAGGCGCCGCCGGTGAGCTGGGGCATGTCTGCCTCGACCCCGAAGGCCCCGTATGCGGGTGCGGTTCAAGGGGGTGTCTCGAGGCCTACGTGGGCGTGGAGGCCGTCCTCCGGTCGGCCCGGGGCAAGGGTGCCACTGTCGCAGACCTCGAGGAACTGGCCGCCGTTGTCCAGTCAGGTGATGCCGATGCGCTGGCCGTGATCGGGCTAGTTGGTCGGATGCTTGGCATCGGTCTTAACAATGCTGCGATGTTGGTCGACCCTCGCCGCATCATTCTCACGGGTCCTCTCCTTAGCCTGGGTCCGGCGCTGGTCTCGGCGGCCACGGAGGAACTACGGATCCGGCGAATGGCGGTCACTTTAGGGGTACCCGACGTCGTGGCCGAGATCGGGTCGCCTTTCGACTCCAGCCACGGTGCCGCGCTGACGGCGCTTAGGCGGTGGGGCCCCGGTTTCATGGGAATGCTGACGCAAAATGGGATAGCCACGACGGGCTAA
- a CDS encoding class II fructose-bisphosphate aldolase, which yields MPLSPTSDLMADAARREGGVAAFNIIHLETAEALISGAEKAGLPLILQISENCAKYHGGLVPLTLATKALAACATVPIALHLDHAEDENLAMEAVDLGYGSVMYDGSHLAYEDNVKATARIARYAHARGVYVEAELGKVGGKDGAHAPGVRTDPQEAAAFVAATNVDALAVAVGSSHAMTTRTSTVDISLIAALRQELDVPLVLHGSSGVPEEDLVSAVRSGMTKINVSTHLNSVFTGAVRAYLDANRAAVDSRKYFGAGREALVPEVARLISLINGKR from the coding sequence ATGCCCCTGAGCCCCACCTCGGACCTGATGGCCGACGCAGCACGCCGAGAAGGCGGAGTTGCGGCATTCAACATCATCCACCTCGAAACAGCCGAAGCCCTGATTTCCGGCGCCGAAAAGGCCGGGCTGCCGCTCATCCTCCAAATCTCAGAGAACTGTGCCAAATACCACGGCGGACTGGTGCCGCTGACCCTGGCGACCAAAGCCCTTGCCGCCTGTGCAACCGTGCCCATTGCGCTCCACCTGGACCATGCCGAAGACGAAAACCTTGCCATGGAAGCAGTGGATCTGGGCTACGGTTCGGTGATGTACGACGGATCCCATCTTGCCTACGAGGACAACGTCAAGGCGACCGCGCGAATTGCCCGCTACGCTCACGCCAGAGGCGTGTACGTCGAAGCCGAATTAGGCAAAGTAGGCGGAAAGGACGGCGCGCACGCACCCGGCGTCCGAACCGACCCCCAGGAAGCCGCCGCTTTCGTGGCCGCCACCAACGTCGATGCACTGGCCGTCGCCGTGGGCTCATCCCACGCCATGACGACCAGAACATCGACCGTGGACATTAGCCTTATCGCCGCCCTACGCCAGGAACTCGATGTGCCGCTGGTTCTGCACGGGTCCTCCGGAGTCCCGGAAGAGGACCTCGTATCCGCGGTTAGATCCGGGATGACCAAAATCAACGTCTCCACCCATCTGAACAGCGTTTTCACAGGCGCCGTTCGCGCGTATCTTGATGCCAACCGGGCCGCGGTGGACTCCCGTAAATACTTCGGCGCCGGCCGAGAAGCTTTGGTCCCGGAAGTCGCACGCCTGATCTCACTCATCAATGGCAAGCGCTAG
- a CDS encoding 1-phosphofructokinase family hexose kinase, translated as MTSDSGKHVLAITANPAIDVTYCVNDLRPGETNRIPAPHRRAGGKGINVARVAHSQGHPAFVITTAGGHDGTSLRHDLELSGIPHRIVPVAAETRRSIAFVDRTTKLTTIFNETGTALGHDEWQELRDTANRCLTGASGFPSIGVLVGSGSLPPNAPPGFYGDLVRSAHSNGVPAIIDTTGHELIAAARSGADLLKPNHHELTSTMNDPDLQSAARKLIQAGAKTVLVSAGAEGMHAFTADEPHRHWTARLPQALDGNPTGAGDASVAAAAVAFCAGTSDPRTILRAAAAWGSAAVLMPLAGEISPRHQAIANQLHITLKDDLPCP; from the coding sequence ATGACCTCTGATAGCGGCAAACACGTACTCGCCATCACCGCCAACCCGGCGATTGACGTGACCTATTGCGTGAACGACCTCAGGCCAGGGGAAACCAACCGGATCCCCGCCCCGCACCGCCGAGCCGGAGGTAAGGGCATCAACGTCGCCCGGGTCGCGCACTCCCAAGGACACCCGGCGTTCGTCATCACCACCGCGGGCGGACATGACGGCACGAGCCTCCGCCACGACCTTGAGCTCAGCGGCATTCCGCACCGCATCGTGCCGGTGGCCGCCGAAACCCGGCGAAGCATCGCCTTCGTCGACAGGACCACCAAATTGACGACCATCTTCAATGAGACCGGAACCGCACTGGGGCACGATGAATGGCAGGAACTCCGGGACACCGCCAACCGGTGTCTGACCGGAGCATCGGGATTCCCCAGTATCGGTGTCCTGGTCGGTTCAGGCAGCCTCCCGCCGAACGCCCCACCGGGCTTTTACGGCGATCTGGTCCGCTCCGCACATTCCAACGGAGTCCCCGCGATCATCGACACCACAGGGCACGAGCTGATAGCAGCCGCCCGGTCGGGAGCAGACCTCCTCAAACCAAACCACCACGAGCTGACGTCCACCATGAACGACCCCGATCTGCAATCAGCGGCCAGAAAACTCATCCAGGCAGGCGCGAAAACAGTACTGGTCAGCGCCGGGGCGGAGGGAATGCACGCCTTCACAGCGGATGAACCCCACCGCCACTGGACGGCACGACTGCCGCAGGCCCTGGACGGCAACCCCACCGGAGCCGGAGATGCGTCCGTAGCCGCGGCGGCCGTTGCGTTCTGTGCCGGGACCAGCGACCCCCGCACGATACTCCGGGCGGCCGCGGCATGGGGATCCGCAGCAGTTTTGATGCCGCTAGCCGGCGAAATCTCACCACGCCATCAGGCGATCGCCAACCAACTTCACATCACGTTAAAGGACGACCTCCCATGCCCCTGA
- a CDS encoding sulfatase family protein, which produces MSHPAPAQPNILIIMADQWAAHAMGCAGSTVVNTPNLDNLAAAGTRFDRAYTTFPLCVPARSSLVSGRYPHELGIDGNAVPAGSGPGRTPGSLGHWFKAAGYDCAYAGKWHAPEASAQPEDGFDVIHPFGDEGLTASAIDWLGARHDTGTPFLLLVSFDNPHTICEYARGQHLPYGDVQRPADIRDAPPLPSNFATTPYSPQALTHERAQAEQAYGTADFSHDDWRLYRHAYAQLIERTDEQIGVILGELDRQGLRETTVVLFTSDHGDGDAAHGWNQKTSLQEEAIRVPLLMRGPGVGYSQVGSQLISLGLDLIPTLCSLAGIDAPATATGVDWITEPRAPGEGITVETAFSAGQRATTLGRALITGRYKYTVYSWGKHREQLVDLTADPGELRNLAEESAFDEVLEEFRRRLLDWCWETGDQAFLKKLVLPHSGSSLARKEIYAVPY; this is translated from the coding sequence ATGTCGCATCCCGCCCCGGCTCAGCCGAACATCCTGATCATCATGGCCGACCAGTGGGCGGCGCACGCCATGGGGTGCGCCGGATCGACTGTGGTGAACACACCCAACCTGGACAATCTCGCCGCGGCCGGCACCCGCTTCGACCGCGCCTACACGACTTTCCCGCTGTGCGTACCTGCACGCAGTTCGCTGGTCTCCGGGCGCTATCCCCACGAACTAGGAATCGACGGTAATGCCGTACCAGCAGGCAGCGGGCCGGGGCGGACGCCGGGGAGTCTGGGTCACTGGTTCAAGGCGGCCGGCTACGACTGCGCCTACGCCGGCAAATGGCACGCCCCGGAGGCAAGCGCCCAGCCCGAGGACGGCTTCGACGTCATCCATCCCTTCGGCGATGAGGGGCTAACGGCCTCGGCGATCGACTGGCTCGGCGCCCGCCATGACACCGGCACGCCTTTCCTGCTGTTGGTCTCCTTCGATAACCCCCATACCATCTGCGAATATGCCCGAGGCCAGCATCTGCCGTACGGGGACGTCCAGCGGCCAGCAGACATCCGAGACGCGCCTCCGCTGCCCTCGAATTTCGCCACAACGCCCTATAGTCCCCAGGCGTTGACTCACGAACGGGCCCAGGCCGAACAGGCTTACGGGACGGCGGACTTCAGCCACGATGACTGGCGGCTTTACAGGCACGCATACGCGCAGCTCATCGAAAGGACTGACGAACAGATCGGAGTCATCCTGGGTGAACTTGACCGTCAAGGCCTGAGGGAGACTACCGTAGTGCTCTTCACCAGCGATCATGGCGACGGAGACGCCGCCCATGGCTGGAACCAGAAGACCTCGTTACAGGAAGAAGCCATACGGGTTCCGCTGCTGATGAGGGGCCCCGGTGTCGGCTACAGCCAGGTAGGCAGCCAGTTAATCTCCCTCGGCCTGGACCTCATTCCGACGCTCTGCAGCCTGGCAGGCATTGATGCCCCTGCCACCGCCACCGGGGTGGACTGGATCACCGAACCGCGCGCGCCCGGGGAAGGGATTACCGTCGAAACGGCTTTCAGCGCAGGACAGCGGGCCACCACTCTGGGGCGCGCCTTAATCACTGGACGGTACAAATACACCGTCTACAGCTGGGGTAAACACCGGGAACAGCTGGTGGACCTCACGGCCGATCCCGGCGAGCTCCGTAATCTCGCGGAAGAGTCCGCTTTCGATGAGGTCCTGGAGGAATTCCGGCGACGGCTTCTGGATTGGTGTTGGGAAACCGGCGATCAGGCGTTTCTGAAGAAACTCGTCCTGCCCCATTCCGGGAGCAGCCTGGCCCGCAAGGAAATCTACGCCGTGCCTTACTAG
- a CDS encoding carbohydrate ABC transporter permease, with amino-acid sequence MTLTPTKDAAGLPTRPSRPVPRKPPREEGSSIERQRRKLLIPFVGPAFLFYTLLFVLPAAGALWISLHKWSGAGPMKFVGLDNYFLVLRDELFLKAFGNTLLLLFVVGIAIFVIAFGLCLILRDMVGKKIARSVIFFPHLINALVFGVLAGFIFNPGGLVNTLLKPFGVTDPPKWLAQDNLFPLIMVTLICTTTGYFTTILMAGVDRIPPYYYEDCALAGATPFQRLRYVVLPLTWDVFGTCAVLWTISSIKIFEVVWVFGGSSGAGIPPTQSWTTAVYTYVTAFSAQSTPAYGAATASAIISLALISVLVVILRRAMRRDAVEF; translated from the coding sequence ATGACGTTGACCCCAACGAAAGACGCGGCAGGGCTCCCAACACGGCCGTCGCGCCCGGTGCCCCGTAAACCGCCACGTGAAGAAGGCAGCTCCATCGAGCGCCAGCGACGCAAGCTCCTGATCCCGTTTGTGGGACCGGCCTTCCTGTTCTATACCCTCCTGTTCGTTCTTCCCGCTGCCGGCGCCTTGTGGATCAGCCTCCACAAGTGGTCCGGCGCCGGGCCCATGAAGTTCGTAGGGCTCGACAACTACTTCCTCGTCCTCCGGGATGAGCTTTTCCTCAAAGCATTCGGCAACACACTGTTGCTGCTCTTCGTTGTCGGCATCGCCATCTTCGTGATCGCTTTCGGGCTGTGCCTCATCCTCCGCGACATGGTGGGAAAGAAGATAGCCCGTTCAGTCATCTTCTTTCCACACTTGATAAACGCGCTGGTCTTCGGTGTCCTTGCCGGGTTCATCTTCAACCCCGGCGGCTTGGTCAACACCCTGCTGAAACCCTTCGGGGTGACCGACCCGCCGAAATGGCTCGCGCAGGACAACCTGTTCCCCTTGATCATGGTGACGTTGATCTGCACCACCACGGGCTATTTCACCACCATCCTGATGGCCGGAGTGGACCGGATTCCGCCCTACTACTACGAGGACTGTGCCCTGGCCGGTGCAACGCCGTTTCAGCGTCTTCGCTATGTCGTTCTCCCGTTGACGTGGGATGTGTTTGGAACCTGTGCAGTCCTGTGGACCATCTCGTCCATCAAGATCTTCGAAGTTGTTTGGGTTTTCGGAGGCAGCAGCGGCGCGGGCATTCCCCCGACCCAGAGCTGGACCACGGCGGTCTACACCTATGTCACCGCTTTCTCCGCGCAGTCGACGCCGGCCTACGGTGCGGCCACAGCGTCCGCCATCATTTCGCTGGCACTCATCTCCGTACTCGTTGTCATTCTGCGCAGGGCTATGCGCCGTGACGCCGTCGAATTTTAA
- a CDS encoding carbohydrate ABC transporter permease has protein sequence MSEDLDIPVAIAPKRRPRNRPTSPAMRGERSFLRSSGVGLLWIIVAVSILMLGWMVMQAFRDTRSILGDPWGLPETLDFGNFVRAWTVGDFAQATWNSAVTTIVSSVLTVAIAAPCAYYLGRVENRFTRSISLYFILGLGIPAQVILIPLFVMLNQVYLTDSLLGLNLVYIGVSMPFTVFLLTAFFRSLPLEMEEAAALDGTTAVGTFFLITLPLAKGGILTAFVLQVISHWNETLLSLTLMQSTEKYTLPVALISFVQQQTYSGADWGGLFAGLVIVVMPMLVIYIWLGRRLTEGLTLGMGK, from the coding sequence ATGTCTGAAGATTTGGATATCCCCGTGGCCATCGCCCCGAAGCGCCGCCCCCGCAACAGGCCCACCAGCCCGGCAATGCGCGGTGAGCGGTCATTTCTAAGAAGTAGCGGCGTCGGCCTTCTTTGGATCATCGTCGCCGTGAGCATCCTCATGCTGGGCTGGATGGTAATGCAGGCGTTCAGAGACACCCGCTCGATTCTGGGTGACCCGTGGGGTCTTCCTGAGACCCTCGACTTTGGCAACTTCGTCAGGGCCTGGACAGTGGGGGACTTTGCCCAGGCCACATGGAACAGCGCTGTGACTACAATCGTCTCATCCGTATTGACCGTCGCCATCGCAGCGCCGTGCGCCTACTATCTGGGGCGGGTGGAGAACCGTTTCACCCGGTCCATCAGCCTTTACTTCATCCTGGGACTGGGCATCCCTGCCCAGGTCATACTGATCCCGCTGTTCGTGATGCTGAACCAGGTGTACCTCACTGACAGCCTCCTTGGACTGAACCTCGTCTACATCGGTGTATCCATGCCGTTCACCGTCTTCCTCCTGACCGCGTTCTTCCGATCGTTGCCGCTGGAGATGGAGGAGGCAGCCGCACTGGACGGCACCACTGCCGTCGGCACGTTCTTCCTGATCACCCTGCCGCTGGCAAAAGGTGGAATCCTCACCGCCTTCGTGCTTCAGGTGATCTCCCATTGGAACGAGACCCTGCTGTCGCTGACCCTGATGCAGTCCACAGAGAAATACACGCTGCCGGTAGCCCTGATCTCCTTCGTCCAACAGCAGACGTACTCAGGTGCCGACTGGGGCGGCCTGTTCGCCGGGCTCGTCATCGTCGTCATGCCCATGCTGGTCATCTACATCTGGCTCGGACGCAGACTGACGGAAGGCCTCACGTTGGGCATGGGCAAGTAA